In one bacterium genomic region, the following are encoded:
- a CDS encoding CHAP domain-containing protein — MNPALVALNVVTGGNVKKQISLVLATMAVIVALPFAAVFAMGEDVVSFLSNVPSLAAAESQGFYMGGPVAGNTYEWGNCTYWAFSMRLSAGYPIPTTWGDANTWDDRAIRDGYAVNHTPAVGAIFQSDNGKWGHVAYVIAVNSQTGAWTISEMNYVGLNIVSQRTFARESAAYYTFIHDKKGAAPWTPQPISQP; from the coding sequence ATGAATCCAGCCCTGGTCGCACTTAATGTGGTGACAGGCGGAAATGTTAAAAAACAGATCAGCCTGGTGCTGGCCACTATGGCGGTTATTGTGGCGTTGCCGTTTGCAGCCGTCTTTGCCATGGGCGAGGACGTAGTGTCGTTTCTATCTAATGTGCCGAGCCTGGCAGCGGCCGAATCCCAGGGGTTTTACATGGGTGGGCCAGTTGCGGGCAATACCTATGAGTGGGGCAACTGTACCTACTGGGCATTTTCGATGCGCCTGTCGGCAGGCTACCCGATTCCAACCACGTGGGGCGATGCTAATACCTGGGATGATCGGGCGATTCGTGATGGCTATGCAGTGAATCACACGCCAGCTGTCGGAGCGATTTTTCAGTCCGACAACGGTAAGTGGGGACACGTGGCTTACGTTATTGCCGTCAATAGTCAGACTGGCGCATGGACAATCTCGGAAATGAACTACGTTGGACTTAATATTGTCAGCCAACGAACGTTTGCACGAGAATCAGCCGCCTACTATACATTCATACATGATAAGAAAGGAGCCGCCCCGTGGACACCTCAGCCTATTTCGCAACCATAA
- a CDS encoding ATP-binding protein has translation MIDINKVLEPLQNYQKTRQEKQKELNLAFGEQDAVDALSYAGLEENVDHLVIDGVYMRTIYISGYPFTASSGWLDSIINFNHNTDISYHLYEVSALHALPKLHRKITELESTRRSMMQAGKIIGSEITDPLESAIELRDKIQRGQEKLFQMSIYVAIRADSLEELNKTTKLLEATMSARLFYSKVARYQQLEALQSILPRGEDQLAQKRNLDSSSAALTFPFMSSELVQESGILYGVNKSNNSLVILDRFSLHNANSIVFAQSGSGKSYTTKVEILRQLMQGTKVLVIDPEREYKRLSETVNGTYIKLSAKSKQKINPFDLATTFHTKADLAEHVQDLTAVIDLMAEGLDKREKAAVDKAILRVYRKAKKQHPLLEDLYAELHSLGQLQLCERLEKYISGSSAEIFNSQTNIKLDNRLVIFDIKDMPANLRPIMMLIVSNFIQNQVKVKPEKRLLVIDEGWSLLEHEPSARFIAGLVRRARKYYLGVSFVTQQADDFLKSNYGRVIASQSSLRILMRQDTTTIKNVASEFHLSEYEENFLLTCGRGDALIIADQNHVAVKVVASDKEHPLITTDPTELYA, from the coding sequence ATGATTGATATCAATAAAGTGCTGGAACCACTGCAAAATTACCAAAAAACTAGGCAAGAAAAGCAAAAAGAACTGAACTTAGCATTTGGCGAACAAGATGCCGTTGATGCTCTTAGTTACGCTGGACTAGAGGAAAACGTTGACCACCTCGTGATCGACGGTGTGTACATGCGGACGATCTATATTTCTGGCTATCCATTTACGGCCAGTTCCGGTTGGTTGGATAGCATCATTAACTTCAACCACAATACCGACATTAGCTACCATCTGTATGAAGTCAGTGCCTTGCACGCCCTGCCAAAACTGCACCGCAAGATTACCGAACTGGAAAGCACCAGACGCTCGATGATGCAAGCTGGTAAGATTATTGGCTCAGAAATCACTGACCCGCTCGAATCGGCGATTGAACTGAGAGACAAAATCCAACGTGGCCAGGAAAAACTGTTTCAAATGTCTATCTACGTAGCTATCCGAGCCGATAGCTTGGAGGAGCTCAACAAAACTACCAAGTTACTGGAAGCAACTATGTCAGCTCGGTTGTTTTATTCCAAAGTAGCCCGCTACCAACAACTTGAAGCCTTGCAATCTATTTTGCCTAGAGGCGAAGATCAATTAGCGCAAAAGAGAAACTTAGATAGCTCCAGTGCAGCGTTAACATTTCCGTTTATGTCATCTGAACTCGTGCAAGAGTCCGGTATTTTGTATGGCGTGAATAAGTCCAATAACTCGCTGGTTATTTTGGATCGTTTTAGCTTGCATAATGCCAATTCAATTGTGTTTGCTCAATCCGGCTCGGGTAAAAGCTATACCACTAAGGTTGAGATACTTAGACAACTGATGCAAGGCACGAAAGTGCTGGTGATTGACCCAGAGCGTGAATATAAACGACTGAGTGAAACCGTCAACGGTACCTATATCAAACTGTCGGCTAAAAGCAAACAAAAGATTAACCCATTTGACCTAGCAACCACTTTTCACACTAAAGCTGACCTGGCTGAGCACGTCCAAGACCTGACGGCCGTGATTGACCTGATGGCGGAGGGACTGGATAAACGTGAGAAAGCGGCGGTCGATAAAGCAATCTTACGAGTCTACAGAAAAGCTAAGAAGCAACATCCACTGCTTGAAGATTTGTATGCTGAACTACACAGCCTTGGTCAATTGCAACTGTGTGAACGGCTAGAGAAATATATTAGTGGCTCCAGTGCTGAAATCTTTAACTCACAGACTAACATCAAACTGGATAACCGTTTAGTGATTTTTGACATTAAAGATATGCCGGCTAATCTCAGGCCAATCATGATGTTGATTGTTTCTAACTTCATTCAAAACCAAGTCAAAGTAAAACCCGAAAAGCGACTGTTGGTGATTGATGAGGGTTGGTCACTGCTAGAGCATGAACCAAGTGCCCGCTTTATTGCTGGACTGGTCCGTCGGGCTCGTAAATACTACCTCGGTGTATCGTTTGTTACCCAGCAAGCTGATGATTTCCTCAAAAGTAACTATGGTCGGGTGATCGCTTCACAGAGTAGCCTAAGAATTCTCATGCGCCAGGACACTACCACTATTAAGAATGTGGCGAGCGAGTTTCATTTGAGTGAGTACGAGGAAAACTTTCTGCTGACCTGCGGGCGTGGCGATGCCCTGATTATTGCCGACCAGAACCACGTTGCTGTTAAGGTTGTGGCCAGTGATAAAGAACATCCGCTGATTACCACTGACCCGACGGAGCTCTACGCATGA